A window of Candidatus Dojkabacteria bacterium contains these coding sequences:
- a CDS encoding ComEA family DNA-binding protein, translating into MFSVYDLGMDHKHFFLTAHKFIFSQRQGVLVGVVVGLLVGFALGFFSQPHIISYRDIPSSDPPSEEQLTLTDLSESAGSTMDDTVEVSDSVKVCVDVAGAVMAPGVYCLDKGEMVVNAILRAGDINYDVYAFQYVSKYINYARQLRANEKIYIPFAEEYSCTAKKFQYAEDVPMDDDLISTAYEDGDTTDVSSRGEDNPEEGNSNPGQGDCTNINTASNEELQELPGIGEATAARIIDARPFTTIEQLLDVNGIGDSKYNAIKDLVCI; encoded by the coding sequence ATGTTCTCCGTTTATGATCTTGGTATGGATCATAAACACTTTTTTCTCACCGCCCATAAATTCATATTTAGCCAGAGGCAAGGAGTGCTAGTGGGGGTTGTTGTTGGCTTGCTGGTGGGCTTCGCATTAGGATTTTTCTCGCAGCCGCATATTATAAGTTATCGAGATATTCCATCGAGTGATCCTCCTAGCGAAGAGCAGCTAACTTTGACGGATTTATCGGAAAGTGCTGGCTCGACAATGGATGATACTGTCGAGGTATCGGATAGTGTGAAGGTATGTGTTGATGTAGCAGGTGCAGTAATGGCTCCGGGTGTCTACTGCCTTGATAAGGGCGAAATGGTAGTGAACGCAATACTTCGAGCTGGAGATATTAACTATGATGTTTACGCTTTCCAGTATGTGTCGAAATATATTAACTATGCACGCCAGCTCCGCGCGAATGAGAAGATCTACATACCATTCGCGGAAGAGTACAGCTGTACTGCCAAGAAATTCCAGTACGCAGAGGATGTTCCTATGGATGACGATCTAATATCGACTGCATATGAAGATGGCGATACGACTGATGTAAGCAGTCGTGGTGAAGATAATCCTGAAGAAGGCAACAGCAATCCAGGTCAGGGCGATTGCACCAATATCAATACTGCTTCAAATGAAGAGCTGCAAGAGCTGCCAGGCATCGGCGAGGCCACAGCAGCGAGGATAATTGACGCAAGGCCTTTCA
- the leuS gene encoding leucine--tRNA ligase, which yields MTKYDFKKIEGNWKEKWFEDNIYRAEDFSDKPKKYVLAEFPYPSGKSMHVGHMMRYTLPEIFSRYLRMRGYNVMFPMGWDAFGLPAENYAIKTGNHPSKQVDELKVFYKKSMQDMGYAIDWDREVNSTDPEYFKWTQWIFLKFYEAGLAELREEPVWWSEKMKTVLAEEEVVKDADGNLVAERDGSSVERKMVRQWVLKIPAYADKLIDGLRGDIKDLDGKKITEIEFPESIIAAQTNWIGRKEGININYPVVGVEGVDITCFTTRPDTNFGATFVVLAPEHQFVQDIISKKIEVDEKTYKAVAAYVKKATNKTDLERMAETKKKTGVFTGFKVLNRVNDTELPVYVSDFVLGHFGTGAVVGVPGHDMRDFEFAKAFDIPILRVVVGVDGDESEITKPEQVQEEEGHMVNSGFLDGLEIMAAKEKISEYYIEKGWAEKKVTYSLRDWLFSRQRYWGEPIPLIHKENGGIEAIADTTDASSVDKNLPLNLPEVPDYTPSDDGTSPLARNEEWVNTVDSEGKPAKRETNTMPNWAGSCWYYLRYIDPHNEKAIADMDKMTYWLPVDYYFGGSEHTTLHLLYSRFWHKFLYDNGVVPTSEPYAWRMNGGTLLGPDGYRMSKSRGNVIEPQEVLEKYGTDAVRMYITFIGPYNGTFPYNESSLQRCYKLIQDIYKLREKVQEGADDLGLRRVIHKAIKRTTEMAEEFKMNTMVSEFMIAVREMKKAEAIPVEVWKDFLKIVAPFAVFTAEELWQEINSFTEWKAENSVHLQAWPGYDKELIKEQTISIPVQVNGKTRGTVEVDAGASQEEVQAKILADARLSTYVSKENVKKFIYVPGKIANVILS from the coding sequence ATGACAAAATATGATTTCAAGAAAATAGAGGGGAACTGGAAGGAGAAATGGTTCGAAGACAATATCTATCGAGCAGAGGATTTCTCAGATAAGCCCAAAAAGTATGTGCTAGCCGAATTCCCTTACCCGTCGGGTAAGAGCATGCATGTTGGGCATATGATGCGCTACACGCTGCCTGAGATCTTCTCACGATACCTACGAATGCGTGGATATAATGTGATGTTCCCGATGGGCTGGGATGCATTTGGATTGCCGGCGGAGAACTATGCAATTAAGACAGGTAATCATCCATCGAAGCAGGTAGATGAGCTAAAGGTCTTCTACAAGAAATCGATGCAAGATATGGGCTATGCAATTGATTGGGATAGGGAGGTAAATAGCACCGATCCAGAGTATTTCAAGTGGACACAGTGGATCTTCCTGAAATTCTATGAGGCTGGATTGGCGGAATTACGTGAGGAACCGGTGTGGTGGAGTGAGAAGATGAAGACTGTGTTGGCAGAGGAAGAGGTGGTCAAGGATGCAGATGGTAATCTGGTAGCAGAGCGCGATGGCAGTTCGGTGGAACGCAAAATGGTAAGGCAGTGGGTGCTGAAGATCCCAGCATATGCAGACAAGCTGATCGATGGATTGAGAGGCGACATTAAAGATCTCGACGGCAAGAAGATCACTGAGATCGAGTTCCCAGAATCAATTATTGCTGCTCAGACAAACTGGATCGGCCGCAAAGAGGGTATCAATATTAACTATCCTGTAGTGGGTGTAGAGGGAGTAGATATTACATGCTTCACAACTCGCCCAGATACGAATTTTGGTGCTACATTCGTAGTACTAGCTCCTGAGCATCAGTTCGTACAAGATATCATCTCGAAGAAGATCGAGGTTGATGAGAAAACATATAAGGCAGTGGCAGCATATGTGAAGAAAGCCACAAACAAGACCGACCTTGAGCGTATGGCCGAGACCAAGAAGAAGACAGGTGTATTTACCGGATTCAAAGTGCTGAACCGAGTAAATGATACAGAGCTCCCGGTCTATGTATCAGACTTCGTGCTTGGGCATTTCGGTACCGGCGCAGTTGTAGGAGTGCCGGGTCACGATATGCGAGACTTCGAGTTTGCCAAAGCATTTGATATCCCGATCTTGAGGGTGGTGGTGGGTGTTGATGGAGACGAGTCTGAGATCACCAAGCCAGAGCAGGTGCAGGAAGAGGAAGGACATATGGTCAACTCAGGCTTCCTAGACGGATTGGAGATCATGGCTGCTAAGGAGAAGATCTCTGAGTATTATATCGAGAAGGGTTGGGCTGAGAAGAAGGTTACTTACAGCTTGCGAGACTGGTTATTCTCACGCCAAAGATATTGGGGAGAGCCAATACCTCTGATCCATAAAGAGAACGGTGGTATAGAAGCTATAGCAGACACGACAGATGCTAGCTCGGTGGACAAGAATCTTCCTCTGAACCTCCCTGAGGTGCCTGATTACACACCTTCTGATGATGGCACCTCACCATTGGCCCGCAATGAGGAGTGGGTGAATACGGTTGACTCTGAGGGGAAGCCCGCAAAGCGCGAGACAAATACGATGCCTAACTGGGCAGGCTCATGCTGGTACTACCTGCGTTATATTGATCCGCACAATGAGAAGGCAATTGCAGATATGGACAAGATGACCTACTGGCTCCCTGTTGATTACTACTTCGGTGGTAGCGAGCATACAACATTGCATCTGCTCTATTCGAGGTTCTGGCATAAATTCTTGTACGATAACGGAGTTGTGCCTACATCTGAGCCGTATGCCTGGAGGATGAATGGAGGGACACTGCTTGGACCAGACGGTTACAGGATGTCTAAGTCACGTGGCAATGTTATCGAACCGCAGGAAGTCCTCGAAAAGTATGGCACAGACGCGGTAAGAATGTATATTACTTTCATCGGACCGTACAACGGCACCTTCCCATATAACGAGAGCAGCCTACAGAGGTGCTACAAGCTGATTCAAGACATCTACAAGCTGCGAGAGAAGGTTCAGGAGGGTGCTGATGACCTGGGCCTGAGACGGGTCATTCACAAGGCAATTAAGCGCACCACAGAGATGGCAGAGGAGTTCAAGATGAACACAATGGTGAGCGAGTTCATGATCGCAGTGCGCGAAATGAAGAAGGCCGAAGCGATCCCAGTCGAAGTATGGAAAGATTTCTTGAAGATAGTTGCTCCATTTGCCGTGTTTACAGCAGAAGAGCTGTGGCAGGAGATCAATAGCTTCACTGAGTGGAAGGCTGAGAACAGCGTCCATCTGCAGGCGTGGCCGGGATATGATAAGGAGCTTATTAAGGAGCAGACTATTAGCATCCCAGTGCAGGTCAACGGTAAGACTCGCGGTACAGTAGAAGTAGACGCTGGTGCAAGCCAAGAAGAGGTGCAAGCAAAGATCCTTGCCGATGCAAGACTTTCTACATATGTTAGCAAAGAGAATGTAAAGAAGTTTATCTACGTGCCAGGCAAAATTGCCAACGTTATTCTGTCCTAG
- a CDS encoding M23 family metallopeptidase: protein MILVSGVYKQGALPKEFQALTPQANIAHATDVLVQNSSTKTSVSQEIARTDNIEYIVKGGDTLSSIATDHGINVDTIMWANELTSANVLKPGQKLVIPRQDGVYVKVKSGDTVASLAEKYQTQPQLIVEWNWLDPDENGNYNIEAGEDLFLPDGKAPQPVIIATRRPATYTGVVASPTAAPGYSNPNLGVGRFLGWPVANGAGYLSQCYSGWHRAIDIASRNVNFKPDIVASADGVVTFAGCQSGYCPAPGVEVGGTGLAWTVMVDHGNGLTSIYGHLNQIYVTNGQRVSTGEALGQMGRSGTAYGVHVHFVLVKTGTWTAYHPGAYMINGLCGY from the coding sequence ATGATACTTGTGTCCGGCGTCTATAAGCAGGGTGCATTGCCAAAAGAGTTCCAGGCACTTACACCTCAAGCAAATATTGCCCATGCGACTGACGTCTTGGTGCAGAACTCATCTACAAAGACATCTGTCTCCCAAGAAATCGCGAGAACCGACAATATTGAATATATTGTCAAGGGTGGAGACACCCTAAGCTCAATTGCTACAGATCACGGTATCAATGTGGATACAATAATGTGGGCGAATGAATTGACTTCTGCTAATGTGCTGAAGCCGGGGCAGAAGCTGGTCATTCCACGCCAAGACGGTGTATATGTGAAGGTTAAATCGGGTGATACAGTAGCATCGCTTGCCGAGAAGTATCAGACACAGCCTCAGCTGATCGTTGAATGGAACTGGCTCGACCCAGATGAAAATGGTAATTACAATATTGAGGCAGGAGAAGATCTATTCCTACCTGATGGTAAAGCACCACAGCCAGTAATTATCGCAACTAGGCGTCCAGCCACATACACTGGTGTCGTAGCATCTCCAACCGCAGCTCCGGGCTACTCAAACCCTAATCTAGGTGTTGGCCGATTCCTTGGATGGCCAGTAGCAAATGGAGCAGGCTACCTGTCCCAGTGTTACTCTGGATGGCATAGGGCGATCGATATCGCGAGCCGAAATGTAAACTTCAAGCCTGACATTGTTGCTTCTGCTGACGGTGTGGTTACTTTTGCAGGCTGCCAATCAGGCTACTGTCCAGCACCTGGAGTAGAGGTTGGTGGTACAGGTCTAGCCTGGACCGTAATGGTAGACCATGGTAACGGCCTCACATCAATCTATGGCCACTTGAATCAGATCTATGTAACCAATGGTCAGCGTGTTTCAACAGGCGAGGCTTTAGGCCAGATGGGTCGAAGCGGTACAGCCTATGGTGTTCACGTACACTTCGTCTTGGTAAAGACTGGTACATGGACTGCATATCACCCTGGCGCATATATGATTAATGGCCTTTGCGGATACTAA
- the rho gene encoding transcription termination factor Rho, with product MNIKELDQKPLSELRNMAKKLNMQEFMELNKRDLIIEILKVSTDKEGFIAVEGILEVMKDGTHGVLRTDGVLPGENDVYISGSQIKKFNLKEGDIVGGPARLPKDKEKYLSLLRVDTVGGHPAAEAVSRPAFNKMTPVFPQQQIKLETDATVISTRIIDLLAPIGFGQRSMIVAPPKAGKTTLLKEIAHGISENHPEAKLMVVLVGERPEEVTDMERSVKGEVYASNFDELPEHNCKIAEMALDKAKRMVEWGHDVIILMDSITRLARAYNITMPTSGRTLSGGFDPVALYPPKRFFGAARNFENGGSLTIVATALVDTGSRMDDLVYEEFKGTGNMELHLDRHLQQKRIYPAIDVTASGTRNEELLLDKEVLNQAWRIRRMLEVLENNDEPTEVLINRMKKTKNNKEFLATLHEA from the coding sequence ATGAACATTAAAGAACTCGATCAGAAGCCGCTTTCCGAGCTTCGCAATATGGCTAAAAAGCTAAATATGCAGGAGTTTATGGAATTAAATAAGCGAGATCTGATAATTGAGATTCTTAAGGTGTCTACTGATAAGGAAGGGTTTATCGCCGTCGAGGGTATCCTCGAGGTGATGAAGGATGGAACACACGGTGTATTGCGCACAGATGGTGTGCTCCCGGGTGAGAACGATGTATATATTTCCGGCTCCCAGATCAAGAAATTCAACCTAAAAGAGGGTGATATTGTTGGCGGTCCGGCTAGACTACCAAAGGATAAGGAGAAGTATCTCAGCTTGTTGCGAGTTGATACAGTTGGTGGTCATCCAGCTGCAGAGGCTGTAAGTAGGCCTGCATTCAATAAGATGACTCCAGTATTTCCTCAACAGCAGATCAAGCTTGAGACAGATGCAACCGTGATCTCCACGAGGATTATTGACCTGCTCGCACCTATCGGTTTTGGACAGCGATCCATGATTGTTGCTCCTCCTAAGGCGGGTAAGACTACACTGTTGAAGGAAATTGCGCACGGAATTTCCGAGAACCACCCAGAAGCCAAGCTTATGGTTGTCCTCGTAGGTGAGAGACCTGAAGAGGTGACCGACATGGAGCGCAGTGTTAAGGGTGAAGTATACGCATCAAACTTCGACGAGCTGCCTGAGCATAACTGCAAAATCGCAGAGATGGCTCTTGATAAGGCAAAGCGAATGGTAGAGTGGGGCCACGATGTGATCATCTTGATGGACAGCATCACGCGTCTCGCTCGTGCTTACAACATCACTATGCCAACATCGGGTAGGACTCTTTCAGGTGGTTTCGACCCAGTAGCCCTATACCCTCCAAAGCGATTCTTCGGTGCAGCCCGAAACTTTGAAAATGGCGGGAGCCTCACGATCGTCGCAACCGCACTTGTTGATACAGGTAGCCGAATGGACGACCTGGTATATGAGGAGTTCAAGGGTACTGGAAACATGGAATTGCACCTAGACAGGCACTTGCAGCAGAAGAGAATCTACCCTGCGATTGATGTGACTGCTTCAGGTACACGAAATGAAGAGCTTCTTCTCGATAAAGAGGTGCTCAACCAGGCATGGAGAATTAGAAGGATGCTGGAGGTCCTAGAGAATAATGACGAGCCTACAGAGGTGCTTATCAACCGAATGAAGAAAACAAAGAACAACAAGGAGTTTCTTGCGACTCTTCACGAAGCTTAG
- a CDS encoding peptidylprolyl isomerase has product MKVDAKGVFKDNQKLFLSMGAVVILSMLIASATSQNVFNFWDLNGSATGPLNPVGNNNNGGNNSGDLPEPVSNGKNNAYNNPPPTVINRGSDYSARISTNMGSIELDLYQDEAPEAVNNFVFLAQENFYDGTSFHRVIEGFIIQGGDPKGDGTGGPGYELSLESDPTLKFEPFVIAMSEGSGANDAHGSQFFITSREFDSNTLDGKYTIFGFVTGGFTIVDKIESQTVYQGNSEYRPLNPIIINDIEIVEN; this is encoded by the coding sequence ATGAAAGTAGACGCAAAAGGAGTATTTAAAGATAACCAGAAGCTGTTCCTATCGATGGGGGCGGTTGTTATTCTCTCAATGCTTATCGCAAGTGCCACCAGCCAGAACGTGTTTAACTTTTGGGATTTGAACGGGTCTGCTACCGGACCGCTAAATCCTGTTGGAAATAATAACAATGGCGGAAATAATAGCGGCGATCTACCAGAGCCTGTCAGCAACGGCAAAAATAACGCATATAACAATCCTCCCCCTACAGTTATAAATCGTGGCTCAGATTATTCTGCACGAATCAGCACCAACATGGGCAGTATTGAGTTGGATCTTTATCAGGACGAGGCTCCAGAGGCGGTCAATAACTTTGTCTTCCTGGCGCAGGAAAATTTCTATGATGGCACTTCATTCCATAGGGTGATAGAAGGATTCATAATTCAGGGTGGCGATCCGAAAGGTGATGGTACAGGTGGTCCTGGATACGAGCTTAGCTTAGAGAGTGACCCTACATTGAAATTTGAGCCTTTTGTGATAGCGATGTCCGAAGGTAGCGGTGCTAATGATGCTCATGGCTCACAGTTCTTTATCACAAGCCGCGAGTTTGATAGCAATACTCTCGACGGCAAGTACACAATATTCGGCTTTGTGACAGGCGGTTTCACAATTGTTGATAAGATTGAATCTCAAACTGTATACCAAGGTAACAGCGAGTATCGCCCCCTCAACCCTATAATCATCAACGATATCGAGATTGTAGAGAACTAA